Proteins co-encoded in one Malus domestica chromosome 09, GDT2T_hap1 genomic window:
- the LOC139187898 gene encoding secreted RxLR effector protein 161-like, translating to MNLLVRYNNVPIFRHSNGVTYIFRYLKGTTDLGLFYTHESLSFVAPYGPRIDFHLIGYADAGYLCDPHRARSQTGYIFIVDDTAISWMFTKQTLVATLSNHVEILALHEALRECFWLREVMGHIQRTSGLALVVDLPTTIFEDNMTCIEQLKKGYIKKDNTKHIAPKFFYSH from the coding sequence ATGAATCTTTTGGTAAGATACAACAATGTGCCCATATTCAGGCACTCAAATGGTGTTACATACATTTTCCGTTACCTCAAAGGTACAacagatttgggcttgttctatacccACGAATCTTTGAGTTTTGTTGCCCCCTATGGTCCTCGGATTGATTTTCACCTTATTGGTTACGCAGATGCTGGATATCTGTGTGACCCACATAGGGCACGTTCTCAAACAGGTTATATCTTTATCGTTGACGACACTGCTATATCTTGGATGTTTACCAAGCAAACACTAGTTGCGACTTTGTCGAACCATGTTGAGATTCTCGCCTTGCATGAAGCATTGCGTGAGTGCTTTTGGCTAAGAGAAGTTATGGGACATATTCAAAGAACTAGTGGTCTTGCATTAGTtgttgaccttcctacgacgatctttgaagacaatatGACATGTATCGAGCAattaaagaagggatacatcaagaaagacaacaccaagcacatagcgccgaagttcttttactcacactAG